A genomic stretch from Hemicordylus capensis ecotype Gifberg chromosome 1, rHemCap1.1.pri, whole genome shotgun sequence includes:
- the GSC gene encoding homeobox protein goosecoid, translating into MPAGMFSIDNILAARPRCKESVLLQQQQQQQQQNSAPVVFSASLHGGDTLYGSAGGDYGGYYSRAVAPASNLPALGGSRLGGYGNYYYGQLHVQASAVGPSCCGAMQPLGAQQCSCVPATGFEGTGSVLMSPVPHQMLPYMNVGTLSRTELQLLNQLHCRRKRRHRTIFTDEQLEALENLFQETKYPDVGTREQLARRVHLREEKVEVWFKNRRAKWRRQKRSSSEESEHAQKWNKASKTSPEKRQEESKSDLDSDS; encoded by the exons ATGCCTGCTGGCATGTTCAGCATCGACAACATCCTGGCGGCCAGACCCCGCTGCAAGGAGTCggtgcttctccagcagcagcagcaacaacagcagcagaactCGGCGCCCGTGGTCTTCTCGGCCAGCCTGCACGGCGGGGACACCCTCTACGGCTCGGCCGGCGGCGACTACGGCGGTTACTACTCGCGGGCGGTGGCTCCGGCTTCCAACTTGCCCGCCCTCGGTGGATCTAGGCTGGGAGGCTACGGCAACTATTACTACGGCCAGCTCCACGTCCAGGCGTCCGCGGTTGGCCCCTCTTGCTGCGGTGCCATGCAGCCCTTGGGTGCGCAGCAATGTTCCTGCGTCCCGGCCACAG gCTTCGAAGGTACTGGGTCAGTCCTGATGTCTCCCGTGCCACACCAGATGCTGCCCTATATGAACGTGGGCACGCTGTCCCGGACTGAGTTGCAGCTACTGAATCAGCTTCACTGCCGAAGGAAAAGGAGGCACCGGACGATTTTCACCGACGAACAGTTGGAGGCTCTGGAAAACCTCTTCCAGGAAACCAAATACCCAGATGTGGGCACCAGAGAACAGCTGGCCAGAAGAGTACATTTACGAGAGGAGAAAGTGGAG GTTTGGTTCAAGAACCGCCGGGCTAAATGGAGGAGACAAAAGAGGTCTTCTTCGGAGGAATCGGAACATGCCCAGAAATGGAATAAAGCTTCCAAAACATCCCCAGAGAAGAGACAAGAAGAAAGCAAAAGCGATTTGGACTCCGATAGCTGA